The following DNA comes from Rhodopseudomonas boonkerdii.
TGATCAAGGCGATCATCGAGCTCGCCGAAAAAGCCGCCAAGGAGCCGCGCGAAGTCGCCGTCGTCGATGACAGCGCGCTCGAAAAGGAAATGCTCGGTCTCGTCGAGCAGGAGCTGCGCAAGGCTTATGCCATCCCGGTGAAGCAGGACCGTTACGCTGCGGTCGGCGCCGTGAAGGAAAAGGTGATGGCACACTACTTCCCGGAAGGGAAGGAGCCCGCTTACGACAAGCTGCGCGTCGCCGGCGTGTTCAAGGAACTCGAATCCAAGATCGTGCGCTGGAACATCCTCGATACCGGCAAGCGCATCGACGGCCGCGATTCCAAGACCGTCCGCAGCATTCTCGCCGAAGTCGGCGTGCTGCCGCGTGCGCATGGTTCGGCGCTGTTCACCCGCGGTGAAACCCAGGCGATGGTCGTCACCACGCTCGGCACCGGCGAAGACGAACAGTATATCGACTCGCTGTCGGGAACGTACAAAGAGACGTTCCTGCTGCACTACAACTTCCCTCCCTATTCGGTCGGTGAGACCGGCCGCCTCGGCGGCACCAAGCGCCGCGAAATCGGCCACGGCAAACTCGCCTGGCGCGCGATCCATCCGGTGCTGCCGGGTCATCACGAATTCCCCTACACCATCCGCGTGGTGTCGGAGATCACCGAGTCGAATGGTTCGTCCTCGATGGCCTCGGTCTGCGGCGCTTCGCTGGCGCTGATGGATGCCGGCGTGCCCTTGAAGCGCCCGACGGCGGGTATCGCCATGGGCCTGATCCTGGAAGGTTCGCGCTACGCGGTCCTGTCGGACATCCTGGGTGACGAAGATCACCTCGGCGACATGGACTTCAAGGTGGCCGGCACCGAAGCGGGCATCACTTCGCTGCAGATGGACATCAAGATTGCGGGGATCACCGAGGAGATCATGAAGGTCGCCCTCGCACAGGCGAAGGATGGTCGTATCCACATCCTCGGCGAAATGGCGAAGGCGCTCACCAATGCCCGCGCCGAACTCGGCGAATACGCCCCGCGCATCGAAACCTTCAAGATCGCCACCGACAAGATCCGTGAAGTGATCGGCACCGGTGGCAAGGTGATCCGTGAGATCGTCGAAAAGACTGGTGCCAAGGTCAACATTGAAGATGACGGCACCGTGAAGGTGGCATCGTCGGACGGCGAAGCCATGAAGGCGGCGATCAAGTGGATCAAGTCGATCGCTTCCGATCCGGAAGTCGGCCAGATCTATGAAGGCACCGTCGTCAAGGTGATGGAGTTCGGTGCATTCGTGAACTTCTTCGGCGCCAAGGACGGTCTGGTTCACATCAGCCAGCTCGCCGCCGGCCGCGTGCAGAAGACCGGCGATGTCGTCAAGGAAGGCGATAAGGTCAAGGTCAAGCTGCTCGGCTTCGACGATCGCGGCAAGACGCGTCTGTCGATGAAGGTCGTCGACCAGGAGACCGGCGAAGACCTCGAAGCCAAGCAGAAGGCCGAAGGCGAAGCTGCTCCGGCTGCTGAGTAAGCTCGTCAGAGCGAGATGAGAAAAGGGCGGCCGAGAGGCCGCCCTTTTTGTTTGATGAATGTAGTTCGCGAAGCCGATGGTCTCCCTCCCCGCTGCGCGTGGCTACGCCACGCTTGGGGGAGGGAGAATCGCGCTACTTCACGCTTCCCAATCCCAGCGCGTCCACCATCACGCGAAACACTTCCGTATTGTCCATCTGGCCCTTCACGCGATCGCTGCCGGGGCCCGTCGCGGTCAGAATCACGTCCTCGCCGGAATGCACGCTGGCATTCATCATCGCCGGCAGATTGCCGAGACGCAGCATCGCACCCGGCGCATTCTTGTACTTCTCATTCGCCGTGAAGGTATTCGGCGCCTCGCTCTTCTGCGTCGGCTCGAATGGGCCATCCAGCTTTGGCCGCAGCGTTTCATAATGATCGGGCAGGCTTGCTGACATGATCGCCAGTCGCCGGCTCACATCCACGCGTTCCGGATAGCCTTCGGCATCCGGCGCCGGATAGTTCGGGAAGCCGGCCTTGTCATAGACGCCGATGCGCTCGCGCAGCGGCAGGTTCGACTCCGTGCTCATGTCGTCATTCACGGTGCCGATCAGGCTGTTCGGATGGCTGTGGTCGGACACGACCAGAATGAGCGTATCGTCGCTGCGCTTGGTCGCCCATTCCTTGGCGAGCTTCACTGCGTTGTCGAGCATGATCACGTCATAAATGGCGCGATCGAAATCCAGCATATGCGCATATTTGTCGATCATGCCGGACTCCACCATCAGGACGAAGCCATTGTCGTTGCGCGACAGCACGTCGAGCGCGGCTTGCACCTGTTCCGTCAAATCCGGCTGCTCCGGATATCTCTTCACACCGCCGCCCTTGAGGAACTTGCGGTCGAGCACGCCGTCCATATTGCCGGGCGTGAACAGGCCAAGCAGCTTCGTCGTCTCCGCCTTGTCGGCTGCTGCCTTCAGTTCGCCCGCGGTCTTCACGAGAGGATAGCCGGCATCCCTGAATTTCGCGATATAGTCCACATCGTCGCGGCGCTTCGAGGTCTCCGCGGCCTGCGGCAAGAAGTTCGCTGCGCCGCCGCCGAGGATGACGTCTGGCTTCGCCGCGAACATTTGTGCGACGATCTCGTCATAAGCGGCGCGTCGCCGCGTATGCGCGACCATGGACGCCGGCGTGGCGTCCTGGATCTCGGTGTTGGTCACGATGCCGACGGCGAGACCGAGCTTGCGTTTCACGAGCGAGGTGATGGTCTCGACCTTCGGATCGTCGAAGACATCGCGCGTACGGTCGGCATAGACGCCAAGCGCATTGGTCGCCGACTTGTGGCCGGTCGTATAGGCACTCGCCGAATTTGCGGAGTCGGTGATGATCGAATCCGTGCCGGCGGTACCGACCAGCGCCATATGCGGCATGTCGTCGATGGCAAGCTTGCCGTTGCTCTTGCCTTCCTTGATTCCCTTGGAAAGGATGCGTGCTGCGACGCGATGCGACAGTGACATGCCGTCGCCGACGAACAGGATGACATTCTTCGCCTTGCGCGCGCCCGTGTCATAGACGTTCCATGTCACCGATTTGATGAGACCGCCGGCTATCACGTCGATCTTGTAGGCGCCGGGCTTGTCGAGAGTGACATCGCGCAACAGTAGTGCCGACTGGTCCTTGTTGTCCTCGCGCTCGATATAGTCGGCGCTCTTGCCGAAGGCCGCGCTCTGCTCGGCACCGTTGATCGTCACCTTGATATCGGAGGCAGCGATCTTCTCGGGCAGCTCCATTTTGAAATCGAACTTGGAACCAGCGAGGATTTCGGCGCGATCGAGCGGATAAATGGTCTGCGCGATGGCCGAGGTGGTCATGAAAAAGGCCGCACATGCGGCCAGCGAAACGGTCTTGATCATGGAAATCCTCCCTTGTCGGCAGTCTCCATCAATAAGACGGCCGGATGTCGGGTCAATGACATCCGGCCGTTCAATGGCAGGGCGGATTAACACAGCGCAATCTGCCGCGGAGTCTTCATCATGAACTCGGCCGGCGGATTACGGCTTTGCCTCATCCGCTGAGGCTCGGCTTACTCCTTGCCGAGCTTCGGAATCGTCGTGCCTTCGCCGGCGTTGAGCAGACCGGTCTTCGAATACAGATCGAGCTTGGCGCGTGTATCCGTGATATCGAGGTTGCGCATGGTGAGCTGGCCGATGCGGTCTGCCGGCGTGAACGCGGCGTCCTCGACCTTCTCCATGCTCAACCGTTCCGGCGCATAAGTGAGGTTTGGGCTCGCGGTATTGATGATCGAGTAATCGTTGCCGCGACGCAGCTCCAGCGTTACTTCGCCTGTGATGGCGCGGGCCACCCAGCGCTGCGCCGTCTCGCGCAGCATCAGAGCCTGCGAATCGAACCAGCGGCCCTGATAGAGCAGGCGGCCGAGCTTCATGCCGTTGATGCGGTACTGCTCGATCGTGTCCTCGTTATGAATGCCGGTGACGAGGCGCTCATAGGCGATGTGCAGCAGCGCCATGCCGGGGGCCTCATAGATGCCGCGGCTCTTGGCCTCGATAATGCGATTCTCGATCTGGTCGCTCATGCCAAGGCCGTGGCGGCCGCCGATCGCGTTCGCTTCCAGGAACAGCGCGACGGGATCGGTGAAGGTCTGGCCGTTCAGTGCGACCGGCTGGCCTTCGGCGAAGCGCACGGTGACGCGCTCAGCCTTGACCGCGCAGTCGTCCTTCCAGAACGGCACGCCCATGATCGGGTTGACGATGGTGATGCCGCTGTCGAGATGCTCGAGATCCTTGGCCTCGTGGGTCGCGCCGAGCAGGTTGCTGTCGGTGGAATAGGCCTTCTCCGCGCTCATCTTGTAGGCGAAGCCGTGCGCAGTCATGAAGGCCGACATTTCGGCGCGGCCGCCGAGCTCGTCGATGAACTGCTGGTCGAGCCAGGGCTTGTAGATCTGCAGGTCCGGATTGGTCAGCAGGCCGTAGCGGTAGAAGCGCTCGATGTCATTGCCTTTGTAAGTCGAGCCATCGCCCCAGATATGAACGCCGTCTTCCTTCATGGCCGAGACCAGCATGGTGCCGGTCACTGCCCGGCCAAGCGGCGTGGTGTTGAAATAGGTAATACCGCCGGTCGAGACATGGAACGCGCTGGCCTGGATGGCGGCGATACCCTCATGGACGAGCTGGGCGCGGCAATCGACCAGGCGGGCCTTTTCGGCGCCGAATTCCATCGCCTTGCGCGGAATCTCGTCGTAATCGGCCTCGTCGGGTTGGCCGAGATTGGCGGTGTAGGCGAAGACCTTTGCGCCCTTCTGCTTCATCCACAGCAGCGCCGCCGACGTGTCGAGACCGCCGGAGAAAGCGATACCGACATTTTTGCCGGTGGGGAGGCTCTTCAAGATCGTGGTCATGGGGCGTCCAATCGAGGCTATTTTTCGCGGTCAGCGATAGCGCGCCGGAGCAAAGGGCGTCAACGCGGCTTCAATCGTGCTGGTGTTCGGTAATCCGGTTCACGAAGCTCGGTTTCGGCTCCCGCCCGATCATGCGCAGTCGCCAGCGATAGCCGGGCCAGGCGATTTTGGTCAGCCAGCGATCGACGTCATCGTCTGTCATCCGGGTCCGAGGCCAGCGGTAAATCCAGCCGTGAACGAGCCAGATGACCAGGAAGGAGGCGAGGCCGGCGATGGTCACGTCGGTAAAGAAATGGCCGCCGAAGGCCATCCGCCAGCCGGAGGTGGCAAGGCCGAACACCGTTGCCGCCGCATAGGCCGCGGGCCGCAGGCTGGGTGGCGCGAGCGCGGCGGGGGCATAGGTCCAGAACGCCGTGGCGCCTTCGCCGGAGAAGAACGAGCAGTTGCGCACGCATTGCCCGGTCGGGTCCCACCAGGCCTTAAACTGCCAGGGACCGCCGAATTCGGTGACGGCTACTGGCCGCGGTCGGCCCCAGAAGGTTTTGAAGGTGAAATTGGTGAGGAAGCCTGCCGACATCACCATGGTGATGATCAGAAAGGCCATGGTGCGACCCTTCACCAGCAACGGTCGGTTTGGCCAGATCAGCTTGACGATCAGCGCCAGGATCGAGGGGGCCACGAAAGCCCAGGCGATCCACATCGCCGCATTGCGGGCGAATTGCGCGTAAGGCAGTCCCGAATAGGTGAAATCGCGGGTTTCCGGATGGAAGAACAGCGCCGCAAGCTTGAGATCGAGTTCGGGCCAGACGCCGAAAATCACGAGAATTGCCGCAAGCAGCACGAGCGCAATGAGGAGGCCAGTCCGGTTCATGGCGGGCGGTTTATCCGAGGCGCAGGGGGAAGGAAAGTTAAAGCGCTATAACTTTCCAGCGGCATCCGGCTGCGGCAGGCGCCGCGACTGCTTCCATGCCCCGGCATTGCGGCCTGCGATCACCCAGTAGATCAGCCCGGCAATGATGCCGGCTCCGGTCACGACTTCGAGGTGCCGGCGCACGATGCCGTCGAATGTCATGGTGGTGGTGTCATAGGGGATCAGGCCGAGATAGCAGGCGAGGCCCACCACGCCGCCGCCGAGCGCATAAGCCAGCACGCTGCGGATGTCGAAGCTCTCGGTGATCACGACGACGATCAAAGCGGGGATGAGCGCGAAGCCCGAGAAGAAGATGAAGCCGAAACCGATCAGAATGTTGATGGCATCGGGATTCACGATCCCGGTGTCCATTGCGCTCAGCTCGGGAAAGAGGATCGCGAAGGTCACGATCGTGCCACCAGCGAGGCATGCGGCGCAGAACGCAAAGAGAATGACGATGATGCGGCCGATCAGGGACATGATGGCTCAGCCTTTCGTCCGCTCGTGCCCAACGCGCCGCCCTTCTCCTGAGGAGCGGCCGAAGGCCGCGTCTCGAAGGAGGTACCACGCTGCGCATGGTCCGAGACGGACGCCTGCGGCGTGTTCCTCACCATGAGGGTGGAGTAGGAAGTGCCGCGCATCAATCCGTCATCGCCATCGCGCGCAGGGCCTGGCGCTCGCGGGCCGAAAGCTTCTCCGTTTCCGACTTCAGCTGCCCGCAGGCTGCGAGAATGTCGCGGCCGCGCGGCGTGCGCACCGGCGAAGAATAGCCGGCATTGAAGATGTATTCGGAGAATTTCTCGATCTGCGCCCAGTCCGAGCACTCGTAGCGCGTGCCCGGCCACGGATTGAACGGGATCAGGTTGATCTTGGCGTGGATGCCCTTGAGCATCTTCACCAGCAGCTTGGCGTCGTCGAGCGAGTCGTTGACGCCCTTCAGCATCACATATTCGAAGGTGATGCGGCGCGCGTTGGAGGCGCCGGGATAATCGCGGCACGCCTGCAGCAGTTCTTTCAACGGATATTTCTTGTTGAGTGGCACCAGCTCGTTGCGCAGCTCGTCGCGCACCGCATGCAGCGAGATCGCCAGCATCACGCCGATCTCATCGCCCGTGCGTGCGATGTTCGGCACCACGCCCGAGGTCGACAGCGTGATGCGCCGGCGCGAAATGCCGATGCCTTCATTGTCCGAGACGATCAGCAACGCGTCGCGCACGGCCTCGAAATTGTAGAGCGGTTCGCCCATGCCCATCATCACGATATTGGTGATGCGGCGGTTGGTACCGGGCTGGTCGCGGTCGGCCCAGTCGTTCAGCCGGTCGCGTGCCACCATGATCTGGCCGACGATCTCGCCCGGCGTCAGGTTGCGTACCAGACGCTGGGTTCCCGTATGGCAGAACGAGCAGTTCAGCGTGCAGCCGACCTGCGAGGAGACGCAGAGCGTGCCGCGGTCGGTCTCGGGGATATAGACGCACTCGACCTCATGGGCGCGCTCGCCATGGGTGCCGGAGGGCAGCTTCAGCAGCCATTTGCGGGTGCCGTCATTGGAAATCTGCTCGACGGCCACTTCCGGCCGGTCGACCGTGAAATGCTGTTCCAGTTCCGTGCGCATGTCTTTGGAAATACTGGACATTTCCGCAAAGCTCTGAGCTCCGCGATAATACAGCCAGTGCCAGATCTGCTGGCTGCGCATCTTCTGCTGGGCCGGCTTCACGCCGATGGAACCAAGCTTCTCGGCGATCTGGGCCCGGGACAGGCCGATCAGCGACGGCTTTGCCAGCGGCACGTAGGTTTCCGTCGCCACTTTCTCCAAGGGGAGCGAGCGGGCAGTCTCAACGGCAGCGGCAGCCTCGGCAGAAGCGGGGGTCATGGTGTTCGATCTACGACTAGAAGCGGTGATTTAGACTGTGTCCCTCATCCTGAGGAGCGACCGCAGGTCGCGTCTCGAAGGATGGCCACACACGCAATCTCATGGTTCGAGACGGCGCCAAAGGCGCCTCCTCGCCACGAGGGATTGAGATAGGCTTTTCACGCCCAAATGGAAAGGCGCCAAATGCGGCAATATTAACGGAGGTATCGGCCCATAGGCGCGTGAGCCGAAGGCGTCATCCGCCGCGGAGTTTCAGCATTGACCTCCGTCCTACGGCGGCCTCACCTTACCTCCGGCACTCCTGCGCGACCTTGTCGAGCGCTTGGGCGAGGCCCTTCAGCGAGAACACGTCCGTGGTTTCCGTGCCCTTGGCCGAAAGGCCCTTCACGGTCACGTCGCCGGCCTTGCGCAGCGCCTCGACCAGACGTTCTTCTTCCGCAGCGTTCTTGATCCAGAGCCCGTCGCCCTGGGTGTACATCGCAAACTTCGCGCCGCCGACATCGAGCGTCGACTCATAGCCGGGCTTCAATTGATAGCCGATCATGACCGAGACTTCGTTGGTCACCTTCTCGGCGGGGCGCGTCGAGATGAACGCATAAGCGGGGTCACGAGGGCGGTTGGCCGGATTGGTTCTGGACGATGACGGCTTGGCGAGCGCGAAGCAGACCTTCTTGCCGCCGGGGGCTGCGGTGTAGGCGCCCCATGAACCGAACTGGCCGAGCAGTGTCGGTTCGGCGCTTCCTGCAGCGGCCGGTGCCGGCGTCTGCTTGGCCGGTGCAGCCTTGCCCTTGGCAGCCGTCTGCGCCTGCGCAAGATCGGTAACGCCGATCATCGCCATGCTCAAGGATACAACTGTCAGGATTCGCCGCACGGACATCAGGTGTCGATCCTCTATCTTTGTGACTGGAAGATGGCCTGGAATCACACGCGCCAACTGACTTGCAGATAAACACATCGATCTTGTTTGAAAAGGCGGAGGCATCGCGTCGAAAGATAGCAGGGCGCGGTGGACTACGCGTGGGGCGTGAATTGAAACGCTAAGGTTCATAGTTCACCGCGACCCTCGAACGCCTCCCCCGGTGGGGAGAGATGTAGCGAGTCCTCAGTTTTTCATACGCGCGGCGCGCTGCGCCGCCCATTGCGCATCGGTCCAGTGCAACAGGTCCTCGGCCCCCGATGAGCGCAAATGCGCGCCGCCATCCTGCACCACCATCTCGCCATTGATGTAACCGGCCTGATCGGAAATCAGGAAGCTGGCGAGGTTGGCGAGTTCGCTGTGTTCGCCGACGCGACCGAGCGGATTGCGTGCCGCAGGCCCGGAGTTACGACCTTCGGGCTGCAGCTGTCCGATCGCGCCCGGGGTGGGAAAGGGACCTGGTGCAATCGCCACGAGACGAACGTCCTTCGGTCCCCATTCGACGGCGAGCGATTTGGTCATCGCCAGCAGGCCGGACTTTGCCATGGCCGATGGCATGGTGAAAGCGCGGCCGGTGATGGTCGATGTGGAGAGAATGCTGAGCACCACACCTCGATGATGGGACACGATCCAGCGTCGTCCTGCTTCGAGCGTGCAGTACATCGCGCCGTGCAGCGTCGGTGCGAGGATCGCGTCGGCAGCGCGCGCGGAGAGATGCTCGCTCTGCGCGATGAAAGTCGCGGCTGCATTGTTGACGAGGATATCGAGTGGGCCGTCCTGCCAGATCGCAGTCATCATGTCTGCGACGGCATCGGCGTTACGGATGTCGCAGGTGAAAATATCGACCTTCGCTCCGCACTCGGTACGGAGTTGCGCGGCGGCTTCGTCCAGCACGGCGCTGCGCCGTCCGCAAATGACGAGTTCTCCGCCGAGCTCGGCAAAGCGGCGGCTCATGGCCGCTCCAAGCCCGGAACCTCCCCCTGTCACGAGAATGCGCTTGCCGGCGAGGAGTGTTTTTTCAAACATTGTTCGTTTCCTCTTTTTGTTCGCGCGATGGAATGCGTTTGTGGCGTCGAAACACATTGCTCCCCGGAGCTAAATCCTTCATGAATTCCTCAACTGTCTCAAGCCGAAGGCCAGGTTGATCAGATGAAAGCCATTCTCTGCTCGCAATACTGCGAACCCGACGATCTCGTTTTTGCCGACGTGGAGGATCCCGTTGCCGGTGAGGGGCAGGTGGTCATCGCCATCAAATCGGCGGCGCTGAATTTCTTCGACATCCTGATGATTCAGGGCAAGTATCAGATCAAGCCTCCCTTCCCGTTCTCGCCGGCGGCGGAAGTCGCAGGCGTGATCGAGAGCGTCGGTGCTGGTGTCACCTCGCTGAAGCCGGGTGATCGCGTCGTTGCTTCGATCGGTCACAACGGGGCCCGGCAGAAAGTCGCCGTGGCGGCTTCCTCTGTGATCAAGATTCCCGACAACCTCGATTTCGACCGCGCTGCCGGCGTCATCGTGATCTACGGCACTGCGCTGCATGCTCTGGAAGATCGCGCTTCGCCGAAGCCGGGTGAAACGCTGGCTGTGCTCGGCGCCGCCGGCGGCACCGGCCTCGCCGCTTGCGAGCTGGGCAAGCTGCTCGGCTTGAAAGTCATCGCCTGCGCATCGTCGGACGAGAAGCTCGAATTCGCCAAGAAGCATGGTGCCGAGATCGGCTTCAACTACGCGAAGGAAGATCTCAAGGAAGGCTTGAAGAAGCTCACCGGCGGCAAGGGTGTCGACATCATCTTCGATCCGGTCGGCGGGAAATACGCGGAAGCGGCTCTGCGTGCCATCGCCTGGGAAGGCCGCTTCATGGTGATCGGTTTTGCAGCCGGTGATATTCCGAAGATGCCGCTCAATCTTGCGCTGCTGAAGGGCTGCGACATCCGCGGCGTGTTCTGGGGTGCCTGGGTGCGGCAGAACCACGACAAATACCGCGCGAGCATCGAGAAGCTGCTGAAGTGGGCGGCCGAGGGCAAGATCTCGGCCCACGTGGATCGTACTTTCCCGCTGGAGAAGACCGCGGAAGCGATGAAGGTGCTCGCAGGCCGTCAAGCCATGGGCAAGGTGATTTTGCACCCGTAACTCGACGACCTCATTCCGAGCAGCCGTGCGATGCGCGGAGTCTCGAAGGATGGCAGCGAAGCTCCAGAGCCCACCTATCTCATGGTTCGAGACGGCGCTCCGCGCCTCCTCACCATGAGGAGCGGAGGGGAA
Coding sequences within:
- the pnp gene encoding polyribonucleotide nucleotidyltransferase; translated protein: MFNPHSVEIDWGGRPLKLETGKIARQADGAVMATYGETVVLATVVAAKAPRDGVDFLPLTVDYQEKAYAAGRIPGGYFKREGRPTEKETLVSRLIDRPIRPLFAEGWRNETQVIVTVLSHDMENDPDVLSMVAASAALTLSGAPFKGPIGAARVAFQNDEYILNPTLDEMADTQLELVVAGTADAVLMVESEAKELSEEIMLGAVMFGHRHFQPVIKAIIELAEKAAKEPREVAVVDDSALEKEMLGLVEQELRKAYAIPVKQDRYAAVGAVKEKVMAHYFPEGKEPAYDKLRVAGVFKELESKIVRWNILDTGKRIDGRDSKTVRSILAEVGVLPRAHGSALFTRGETQAMVVTTLGTGEDEQYIDSLSGTYKETFLLHYNFPPYSVGETGRLGGTKRREIGHGKLAWRAIHPVLPGHHEFPYTIRVVSEITESNGSSSMASVCGASLALMDAGVPLKRPTAGIAMGLILEGSRYAVLSDILGDEDHLGDMDFKVAGTEAGITSLQMDIKIAGITEEIMKVALAQAKDGRIHILGEMAKALTNARAELGEYAPRIETFKIATDKIREVIGTGGKVIREIVEKTGAKVNIEDDGTVKVASSDGEAMKAAIKWIKSIASDPEVGQIYEGTVVKVMEFGAFVNFFGAKDGLVHISQLAAGRVQKTGDVVKEGDKVKVKLLGFDDRGKTRLSMKVVDQETGEDLEAKQKAEGEAAPAAE
- a CDS encoding alkaline phosphatase; the protein is MIKTVSLAACAAFFMTTSAIAQTIYPLDRAEILAGSKFDFKMELPEKIAASDIKVTINGAEQSAAFGKSADYIEREDNKDQSALLLRDVTLDKPGAYKIDVIAGGLIKSVTWNVYDTGARKAKNVILFVGDGMSLSHRVAARILSKGIKEGKSNGKLAIDDMPHMALVGTAGTDSIITDSANSASAYTTGHKSATNALGVYADRTRDVFDDPKVETITSLVKRKLGLAVGIVTNTEIQDATPASMVAHTRRRAAYDEIVAQMFAAKPDVILGGGAANFLPQAAETSKRRDDVDYIAKFRDAGYPLVKTAGELKAAADKAETTKLLGLFTPGNMDGVLDRKFLKGGGVKRYPEQPDLTEQVQAALDVLSRNDNGFVLMVESGMIDKYAHMLDFDRAIYDVIMLDNAVKLAKEWATKRSDDTLILVVSDHSHPNSLIGTVNDDMSTESNLPLRERIGVYDKAGFPNYPAPDAEGYPERVDVSRRLAIMSASLPDHYETLRPKLDGPFEPTQKSEAPNTFTANEKYKNAPGAMLRLGNLPAMMNASVHSGEDVILTATGPGSDRVKGQMDNTEVFRVMVDALGLGSVK
- the argG gene encoding argininosuccinate synthase, which encodes MTTILKSLPTGKNVGIAFSGGLDTSAALLWMKQKGAKVFAYTANLGQPDEADYDEIPRKAMEFGAEKARLVDCRAQLVHEGIAAIQASAFHVSTGGITYFNTTPLGRAVTGTMLVSAMKEDGVHIWGDGSTYKGNDIERFYRYGLLTNPDLQIYKPWLDQQFIDELGGRAEMSAFMTAHGFAYKMSAEKAYSTDSNLLGATHEAKDLEHLDSGITIVNPIMGVPFWKDDCAVKAERVTVRFAEGQPVALNGQTFTDPVALFLEANAIGGRHGLGMSDQIENRIIEAKSRGIYEAPGMALLHIAYERLVTGIHNEDTIEQYRINGMKLGRLLYQGRWFDSQALMLRETAQRWVARAITGEVTLELRRGNDYSIINTASPNLTYAPERLSMEKVEDAAFTPADRIGQLTMRNLDITDTRAKLDLYSKTGLLNAGEGTTIPKLGKE
- a CDS encoding phosphatase PAP2 family protein, with product MNRTGLLIALVLLAAILVIFGVWPELDLKLAALFFHPETRDFTYSGLPYAQFARNAAMWIAWAFVAPSILALIVKLIWPNRPLLVKGRTMAFLIITMVMSAGFLTNFTFKTFWGRPRPVAVTEFGGPWQFKAWWDPTGQCVRNCSFFSGEGATAFWTYAPAALAPPSLRPAAYAAATVFGLATSGWRMAFGGHFFTDVTIAGLASFLVIWLVHGWIYRWPRTRMTDDDVDRWLTKIAWPGYRWRLRMIGREPKPSFVNRITEHQHD
- the rlmN gene encoding 23S rRNA (adenine(2503)-C(2))-methyltransferase RlmN, translating into MTPASAEAAAAVETARSLPLEKVATETYVPLAKPSLIGLSRAQIAEKLGSIGVKPAQQKMRSQQIWHWLYYRGAQSFAEMSSISKDMRTELEQHFTVDRPEVAVEQISNDGTRKWLLKLPSGTHGERAHEVECVYIPETDRGTLCVSSQVGCTLNCSFCHTGTQRLVRNLTPGEIVGQIMVARDRLNDWADRDQPGTNRRITNIVMMGMGEPLYNFEAVRDALLIVSDNEGIGISRRRITLSTSGVVPNIARTGDEIGVMLAISLHAVRDELRNELVPLNKKYPLKELLQACRDYPGASNARRITFEYVMLKGVNDSLDDAKLLVKMLKGIHAKINLIPFNPWPGTRYECSDWAQIEKFSEYIFNAGYSSPVRTPRGRDILAACGQLKSETEKLSARERQALRAMAMTD
- a CDS encoding invasion associated locus B family protein; translated protein: MSVRRILTVVSLSMAMIGVTDLAQAQTAAKGKAAPAKQTPAPAAAGSAEPTLLGQFGSWGAYTAAPGGKKVCFALAKPSSSRTNPANRPRDPAYAFISTRPAEKVTNEVSVMIGYQLKPGYESTLDVGGAKFAMYTQGDGLWIKNAAEEERLVEALRKAGDVTVKGLSAKGTETTDVFSLKGLAQALDKVAQECRR
- a CDS encoding SDR family oxidoreductase — encoded protein: MFEKTLLAGKRILVTGGGSGLGAAMSRRFAELGGELVICGRRSAVLDEAAAQLRTECGAKVDIFTCDIRNADAVADMMTAIWQDGPLDILVNNAAATFIAQSEHLSARAADAILAPTLHGAMYCTLEAGRRWIVSHHRGVVLSILSTSTITGRAFTMPSAMAKSGLLAMTKSLAVEWGPKDVRLVAIAPGPFPTPGAIGQLQPEGRNSGPAARNPLGRVGEHSELANLASFLISDQAGYINGEMVVQDGGAHLRSSGAEDLLHWTDAQWAAQRAARMKN
- a CDS encoding NADPH:quinone oxidoreductase family protein; translation: MKAILCSQYCEPDDLVFADVEDPVAGEGQVVIAIKSAALNFFDILMIQGKYQIKPPFPFSPAAEVAGVIESVGAGVTSLKPGDRVVASIGHNGARQKVAVAASSVIKIPDNLDFDRAAGVIVIYGTALHALEDRASPKPGETLAVLGAAGGTGLAACELGKLLGLKVIACASSDEKLEFAKKHGAEIGFNYAKEDLKEGLKKLTGGKGVDIIFDPVGGKYAEAALRAIAWEGRFMVIGFAAGDIPKMPLNLALLKGCDIRGVFWGAWVRQNHDKYRASIEKLLKWAAEGKISAHVDRTFPLEKTAEAMKVLAGRQAMGKVILHP